The genomic interval AAATATCAAAAATATTTTGTACAAAAAAAAGTAAAATTTTTATTAATGGAATACTAGACAAAATATTCAAATTATTATATAAAATGTTTTAATTTAAAAAATTAATATTAAAATTCATTTTTTTTTGATTTTAATTTTTAATTATATTCATAAATAAACAAACAAAATATATTTTAATTTTTATATGCTTTTCATATTATTACAACAAAATTCTATAATAAGTACTCTTTGGATGTTTGCATTAATTTTTATTGTTTTTTATTTCTTTATGATACGTCCTCAAATAAGAAAACAAAAAATAGAAAAAAAATTTCAAGAAAACATAAAAAAAGGAAATTATATAGTAACAAATTCAGGGGTACATGGAAAAATTATAGAAATAACAAATAATTTTTTCGTACTAGAAACCATTTTAGGAAAAATAAAATTAGAAAAAAATACTGTTTCAAAAGAATTAACTCAATTACGTTATGTAAATTCTACTAATTCTATTTCTACTACTACTACTACAATAATAAAAAATAATAAAGAAATAGTAAAAAACAACAAAAATAATCTAAATACAGAAAAAAAATGAAATATTTTTTAGTAGGGATTACTGGACAAATGGGATCAGGAAAGAGTTTATTTTCATCTTTTTTCAAAAAAAAAGGAATTTCTGTATACTCTTCAGATGAAAGAGGAAAATTCTTAATGAATCAAAAAGAGGAAATAAAAAAAAATATTATAAAATATTTTGGAAAAGAATCTTATAATAAGGAAAAAAAGATTAATAAAATATTTTTGGCTAAAAAAATTTTTAATGATTCTAATGCGTTAAAATTATTATGTTCTATAGTTCATCCATGGGTACTATTAGATTTTAATAATTGGATCTTATCTCAAAAAAGTTTTTTTTCCATAAAAGAATCAGCACTTTTATTTGAAAGTGGATCATACAAAAAATGTGATTTAATTATTACTATTAGTTCCCCTTTAGAAAAAAAAATAGAACGAATAATAAAAAAAGATAAATTAAGTGAAAATAAAATTATAAGCCGTATAAAAAATCAAATATCAGATGTAGAAAAAGAAAAATATTCAGATATAATTGTAAAGAATAATAAAGATATTTTTTTTTTACAAAAAAAAGCAGATAAAATTTATAATAAAATCATAAAATATGGGAAAAGGTGATAAGAAAACTAGAAGAGGAAAAATAAACAATAAAACTTATGGAAATATTCGTCCCAATCCAAGAAACTCTAAAAAAAAGAAAAAAAAGAATTAAAATTATTATTCATATTCATCGATTTGATTTTCATTACTCCTACTACTAGTAGTAGGAGTAGTATTAAGAAAAGAGATAAAGTATATTAATTGTGAAAAACTTCCTAATGCAGAGACTACATACGTCATAGCTGCCCAGTTTAAAGAATCCCTAGCTTGATTATATTCTTTATGGTTAACTATTTTTTTATCCTTTAACCAAATTAAAGCTCTTTTACTTGCATCAAATTCTATTGGAAGAGTAATAAAAGAAAAAATAACAGCTAAAAAAAATAATCCTATTCCTAACTTAAGAAAAAAAGAATTTTTCCCTTCAGAACTATAAAAAATAGAAAGTCCAAACATAATTGTTATGTTAGTTAATTTAGAACTTAAATTTAAAAGTGGTTCTATTTGATTTCTAAATTTCAATATTCCATATCCTAACTTATGTTGCAAAGCATGACCACATTCATGTGCCGAAACTGCAATAGCACTTACAGTTTTTTTTGAATAAACATTTTCACTTAAATTAATAGTTTTATTTAAAGGATCATAATAATCTGTCAATTCCCCTTCT from Blattabacterium cuenoti carries:
- the yajC gene encoding preprotein translocase subunit YajC, translated to MLFILLQQNSIISTLWMFALIFIVFYFFMIRPQIRKQKIEKKFQENIKKGNYIVTNSGVHGKIIEITNNFFVLETILGKIKLEKNTVSKELTQLRYVNSTNSISTTTTTIIKNNKEIVKNNKNNLNTEKK
- the coaE gene encoding dephospho-CoA kinase (Dephospho-CoA kinase (CoaE) performs the final step in coenzyme A biosynthesis.), translating into MKYFLVGITGQMGSGKSLFSSFFKKKGISVYSSDERGKFLMNQKEEIKKNIIKYFGKESYNKEKKINKIFLAKKIFNDSNALKLLCSIVHPWVLLDFNNWILSQKSFFSIKESALLFESGSYKKCDLIITISSPLEKKIERIIKKDKLSENKIISRIKNQISDVEKEKYSDIIVKNNKDIFFLQKKADKIYNKIIKYGKR
- a CDS encoding 30S ribosomal protein THX gives rise to the protein MGKGDKKTRRGKINNKTYGNIRPNPRNSKKKKKKN
- a CDS encoding zinc metallopeptidase; its protein translation is MNYYYWIVTIIFLVSFFVSRILKRKIRFYSGFQMNIQMTGKEIAEKMLYDSGIHDVDVLFVEGELTDYYDPLNKTINLSENVYSKKTVSAIAVSAHECGHALQHKLGYGILKFRNQIEPLLNLSSKLTNITIMFGLSIFYSSEGKNSFFLKLGIGLFFLAVIFSFITLPIEFDASKRALIWLKDKKIVNHKEYNQARDSLNWAAMTYVVSALGSFSQLIYFISFLNTTPTTSSRSNENQIDEYE